The DNA region AGAAGAGAGTGTGGGCAATGTCCTTCCCCATGGAGAGCATCCAAGGAACAGAAAGGCCAGCCCTAAAGGACAAGAGGCTGCAATGGCCCAGACCTGCCCTTGGCTGCATCCATTCCTTTCTGAGGGTGGTTGGATACCCCACAGAGCCTTCCAGAGAGGAAGGCACACCAGAGGCCTCTGGATTGTCCAAACCAGAGTGAAGTGGTGGGTGCTTTCTGCTGCCTGTCATTCTGGCCAGGGCCCCAGAATCATACCCCACTGAACCCACTATTAACTGGGGAGAACTGAGGGTACCCTGAAGACCCTGGGATGTTGGCCTACATCCTGGATAGGACGGGAAGCCTCCGTAGCTATAGGAGGCAAGACAGAGACTAAATTGCCCTCCTTCCCAGGAAAGAAGCGGGGCCAGAGGGTTCTTTAAAGCCCCTTGTGCTGGCCTCATGGGGTCATAACCTCCCTGAAGTGACTTTGGGGGAcctaagctttcttttttcttttttaagtttatttatttaagatttatttatttttcagagagaggagggaggggcagacagagagggaaagagaatctcaagcagactccatgctgagcatgagcCTGACTCAACcccacgaacctgagatcatgacctgaaccaaaatcaagagtcggacgtttaactgactccgccacccaggtgtcccgaagtttattttttttatttaagtaatctctacaaccaatgtggggctcaaacttgcGAACCCGAGATTGAGAGTCGCATATTCTTccgccagccagatgccccctaagctttctttttaaaggggAATTCTTGTCCTCTGTCTCATGCCAGGTATCAAGGTCAACGCTCCCCATTTATACTGTGAGGGGATACAACCTCTTCtttgaggctggggaggggctggggttcCTGAGGAGAGGGGCTCCACCTAGCTCCGCCACCCCAGAGTCTGCGGGGCCTGGAAGACCATTGCTAAGCGCCTCGAGCGCTTCGGTCAGGGCCCATGCCATGGAGAGGAAGCACTGAGGGGATGGATCTGCCTTCTCCCCAAGGAAAGGTAGACTCACTCCAGCCATGTCCCTCCTTGTCAgacatgtgtgtgtctgtccgTTCAGCCTCCAACAGGTGATTCTAGAAGCCTCATGCCTCTGTGCCATGGTGCAGGAGCTCAGGCTTGACTTTAGAGAGATCTGCGTTTCCCCTCTGGTTCAGCTACTGCCTTGCAGTGTGGGCAAGTGGCTGtgccactctgagcctcagtttccctgctggTCCTTAACCCTTAACCTTAACCTCTCTTCTCAGGGTTATTCCAGATGATAGGATAACGTGATGCtcatgtttctctgtctctccacagGCAGCCGCGGCTCGGGCTGCTGCCTGGGTCCCCTTCCCAACGGTGGATGTTCCGGACCATGCCCACTACATCCTGGGCACAGTGATCCTGCTGGTGGGGCTCACGGGGATGCTGGGCAATCTGATGGTCATCTATACCTTCTGCAGGTGCCTGGTTGGAGGGACTAGGGCATGGGCACCGAGGGTAGCCAGTCATGCAGAGACAGGGCAGGAAGGCTGTCTCCAGCTCTGCAGGGCACTGTTGAGCCTGGGTGGGGACGCCACTGCCAAGCCTTTGGTGGTCTCAGGACAGGTCTCCATCTTCTAGCTTAGGGAAGTTAGAACCAAAAAATAGTCCAAATAGACCAAAAAATAGTCCAGGGCAGCTTGAGTGGCACATGCCAATTGGGCCCCGGGCACACCTTCTGTGTAGGATAAATTTCTCTACGACTCACATGCCtctgcccattctttttttttttttttaaagcttttatttatttatgacagagagagacacagctagagagggaacacaagcagggggagagggagagggagaagcaggcttcccgccgagcagggagcccgatgcggggctcgatcccaggaccctgggatcatgacctgagccgaaggcagacgcttaacgactgagccacccaggcgcccctgcctctgcccattCTGCCCTGCTCTCAGCTCACCTCCACGTCACCTGCCCCAGTGGGCATCCTCCCTCTGCCTTGACAAGCAGCCCTGGCAACATGGTCCTGAGTCCTCAAGACCCTCAGCAAGCACCCTTGGCAAGCACCCCAGCTTCTTTCCCCACCTGCCTCATTCTTGGGCTGAATGGCTGAGACAGGCAGGTGAAGAAGTGAACCCCTGACCCTACTACCTATTAGCTGaactgactttgggcaagtcacttttctCCATGggcccatttttctttcttttttaaaatttatttatttgagagagagagagagagaatgagcagggtggaggggcagagggagagggagaagcaaactccccgctgagcagggagcccgatgcaggactcaatcccaggaccctgggatcatgacctgagttgaagggagacgtttaaccgactgagccacccaggtgtccctgtgggTCCATTtttcttgtctgcaaaatggaGTTGTGATCTACTTCATGGAGTCAATGTATGATTACACAAGTTCATGTCTGTGCAGTGCCCATCAAATAAGTGTTTGAATCCTGGCCATGCCACTTACTGAGTCTTGTTGTCTGGAGCAAGCCACCTCGAGGGTGGGAGCCTCAGGATTCTCATCTGGAAAAGTGGGAGGGCTAGATGCAAAGATGGATGATTACGGGAGAGGCGTTTGTGAAAGTGCCTGGCCTGTGGGGCACAcctgtctgtccctctgccctgggcCAACCCCAAGTGTGAAGACTGCAGAGATACTGGAAGAAGGGGTacaaggaggggtgcctgggggagaAGGAGGTAGAAGGAGCTCTTGGGAAGGCACATCTGAGCCTGAGCATGCAGGAGGAGCCACTGGGGAGAATTGGCCTGGAGGGGTTCAGACAAATGAGGGGTGTGTCCGAGGAGAGAGTGCGGATCATGCAGAGGGGATCCAGAAGgcgagaggaagaaacagacatgTCTTAAAGCCAGCTTCGGCAGGGCTGCATAGCACTCTGGGGGCAGTACTGCTCCCCATCTGAGGCAAGAGCTGCTGCCTGGAGGGGGCCTCACTTTTCAGCCCACGCTGTCAGGCTCTAGAGCCGTCTGGCTGGTGCTTGCTGGGCAGCAGCGGGATGGGTGGTGGCCCTGTGGCTtctgcccgtgtgtgtgtgtgtgtgcacgtgtgctcGTAGTTCAGGGAAGCTCCCCAGCAGAAGCACCTCCTGACAGCTTCCGACCCTTCACAGGACCAGAGGCCTCAGGACACCCTCCAACATGTTCATTATCAACCTCGCAGTCAGCGACTTTTTCATGTCCTTCACCCAGGCCCCCGTCTTCTTCGCCAGCAGCCTCTATAAGCGGTGGCTCTTTGGGGAGGCAGGTAGACATTCGGGGTTCCCTTctgctggagggaggaggagggttgTGGCAGGGGATGCCCACAGTGGAGGCTGGCCTTGAACGAGGAGGTGATTGGCTCTTCCTGGGCAGAGAGTGGGTGGCCGTGCTTGATCCCGTGAGTGAGCAAGAGGGAAGATTCAGCTTCTCGGCCAGATGTGGCAAGTAGCCAGGGTGGAGAGGGGCTCAGGGATGCTTTTCTGGAGAGGTGAAGGCAGGAGCTGAGTATGTACCACCCCCAGACCCCCCTCCTCTGGGGTAACTCATGGGCTCCTGCCATGGTCTGAGGTCGGGGAGCTGTGCCCACAGGCTGTGAGTTCTATGCCTTCTGTGGGGCTGTCTTCGGCATCACCTCCATGATTACCCTAACGGCTATCGCTCTGGACCGCTACCTGGTGATCATGCACCCACTGGCCACCATCGGGGTGGTGTCCAAGAGGCGGGCAGCGCTTGTCCTGGTGGGCGTCTGGCTCTATGCCCTGGCCTGGAGTCTGCCACCCTTCTTTGGCTGGAGTAAGTGGACTGAGGGAATTGGGAGAGAGGACGATAAGCTGGGTGGGGCATGTTCAAGGGGCAGGTAGGTAGACTTGGGTTGGCCAGCTGGCAGGAGGGGCCAAGGGAATTCTTGAGCCTCAAGGCAGATGGATATTCAGGGGGCATGACTAGcagcaggggaaactgaggtagaaCCACCAGCAACCAGAGGATGACCTGGGCTCCCACATGGTTCTTGGGCGGCAGTAAGTGACAGGTGCATCTGATGCTGAGTTTTAGCATCAGACAGGCAGGCCTTGGGGTGTAGGCTTGAGCAAGTAGGAGAGTTAGCAGCAAGGTCCTTTCTGTGGCAGGACCAAAAACCTGGCCCAAATCTGGAGGATAATACCCTAGAGCTATGGTGAGGTCTCTGTTCCAACCTGGTAAAAATGGGCAGCAGTGGGCTTTGCCTGCTAGAACTAGCTGGGAAAGCTTCCCTCCACATGCCCTGGCTTCCTCACTGCACTGGGCAGGGCTGGAGTGGGGACCAGTGTTCAGGGAGCCCGGGCCCCACAGCTAAAGCCCCTGCTGGATGAGGAGCCTGAAGCATGCTGGGCCGAAGGCTGAGCACCTATTCCTGGCTCCTAGGCGCCTACGTACCCGAGGGGCTGCTGACCTCCTGCTCCTGGGACTACATGAGCTTCACACCTTCGGTCCGAGCCTACACCATGCTGCTCTTCTGCTTCGTGttcttcctccccctgctggtcATCATCTACTGCTACATCTTCATCTTCAGGGCCATCCGGGAGACAGGCCAGTAAGAGCTGGCCGTGGAGGAGGGGCTCGATGGGAGGGTGGCCACACGCCTTTGCCAGGGCTGCCCctacccagcccccagcctcacactgcaccctccccctccccaggacaTTCCTTCCCAGCTCCAGATGGGCAAAGACAAGCTGAGCCCATGTGCTTAGGGGGTGAGGTGCCCAGAGACCAGCACAACCTGGGTGCCTAGAGAAGTCTCAGGAGACAGGGGCTTCTGAGGAGGGGGCCTTTGGCTTGATCAGGAGGTCCACGGGGAGGCGGAACCACAGGGAGACAGCTTAGGCTGGATGTAACGGAGAACTTTCTGGGAGTCTGGAGAGAATGGCCAGGTCCAGGGAGCCTCCCCCACGGCAGCCATGACCGTGGCCCTCACTGCCTCTAGAGCGGGGTCAGACTCGGACTTTGCGCCTGTGCCAGGGCTCTCCAGACTTTCAGGGCCTGCGAGGGCGGTGCTAGGTCCCCCCGACAACGGCAGCGGCTACAGAGAGAGTGGAAAATGGCCAAGATTGAGCTGCTGGTCATCCTTCTCTTCGTGCTCTCCTGGGCCCCCTACTCCGCTGTGGCCCTGACGGCCTTTGCTGGGTGAGCAGTGCCCAAGGGGCCGggacaggggcaggagggggtgggaggagggtaaGGGGACCCTGCAGcggcctctccctccccagcccaagCCAGAGCCAGCCATTCTTACACTCAAAGCCCAGCCTCACAGCCAGTCATTCATTTTCCCTGCGGCGGCAGCGAGGTTCACCTGCGGGAGATGGCCCTGCCACTTCCTGGAGGCACTGGGACCCATGCTGCGGGAGCTCTGGGTCTGGCCTGAGGGCCTGCAGGGGCTCCCAGGTCCTGCCAGATCCCGCGGGAACACAAGACGCTCCCTGAGGTTCCGGCTCCCTCTTCACCGGGCTGTGGGCACATGGCCTGGGGTGCCGCTCACCTCCTGCCTGCCAGCCCTTCATGGCTCGAGTCTGGGCACTTGATGTCTGCAGCAGCGAGGACATAGGCCAGACTTCAGAAGCACTTTGAGACAGTGAGAGTTTTTCATGCTGGGGGGTGTCTGGGTCCGAGACCTCCTTGTGCCGGAAGGGCCTGGTGCCGGCTAAGGCTGTCTTGTGAGTCACTCTAAGAGAGCCAGGGGAGAAGCGGGTCTCAGGGTTGTGTGCGGCGGGGGAGGAACTGGCCAGAGGCCCagaggccctgggggtggggagcgttTCCTCCCAACAGCACGGGCTCCAAGCTATCATGGGACCTGGCCGAACCCCCCAACCTGGCTCCCCTTCCCCTCAGCAACCGTCCCTCAGCGGCCCCCCAGGTTTCCGCTCACCTCAGGTCAGAATTCTCCTGGCATCGCAGTCCCTCTTGGCTGTGCTGGTTTGGGctgcagggcctggcccagaggaAGAAGCTTCCTGAGACGGCAGGTGGGCCGTGGAGTCTCTGGGAGGGCCGGCTGGTGGGGGGACCACAGCTTCTCCGTCCTAGGTACGCGCATGTCCTGACACCCTACATGAACACCGTGCCTGCTGTCATCGCCAAGGCCTCTGCCATCCACAACCCCATCATTTATGCCATCACCCACCCCAAGTACAGGTGCGGCCCTCCTCCAGGACCCAGCCCCACGTCCCCGGGCCACGGAGGGTCAGAAGCCGTGAATGGGGACAGAGGCTGGCCATCTTTCCTGTGTCTCGTATGTATGCATTGGGTGGGGGCCTCCCGCAGCTGGGAGCAGCCAGTGACACTGGGTGGGGTCTGCAGCTGCTGTgaccccctctgctgctccagtTTCCCCGGGGGATCAGCTTGGAGGGACTTCAGAGCTCCCTGGGCAGTGTCCAATCCTGCCTATGGCATTTTCGGAGCCAAGGCCAAAAGGCAGCTGGGATGGCCGATCAGCAGTGATGCCCTCTACAAAGAGAAGAAGGCCCCGGACAGCAATGTCCTGGAGACCACAGTAGGGAGAGGTTCGAGGGCCCTGGCGGAGGCCCGGGGGTGCTTCTGGCCCAGAGCGCTCTCTGCTGATGGATTCCCAGCACAGATGGCCTCTCCCTCGAGGGGCCCCTCAGTGCTTCCTTTTGCCTGGTGGTGTCAGTAACTCGCCGCCCTGCTGAGGCCAGCTGCAGGCTCAGAGGCTGCTCG from Neomonachus schauinslandi chromosome 6, ASM220157v2, whole genome shotgun sequence includes:
- the OPN4 gene encoding melanopsin isoform X2, with the translated sequence MNPPSGPGAQEPSSVAIPASPSRWDSSWSSTSSVGQALPSSPTAAAARAAAWVPFPTVDVPDHAHYILGTVILLVGLTGMLGNLMVIYTFCRCLVGGTRALHRTRGLRTPSNMFIINLAVSDFFMSFTQAPVFFASSLYKRWLFGEAGCEFYAFCGAVFGITSMITLTAIALDRYLVIMHPLATIGVVSKRRAALVLVGVWLYALAWSLPPFFGWSAYVPEGLLTSCSWDYMSFTPSVRAYTMLLFCFVFFLPLLVIIYCYIFIFRAIRETGQALQTFRACEGGARSPRQRQRLQREWKMAKIELLVILLFVLSWAPYSAVALTAFAGYAHVLTPYMNTVPAVIAKASAIHNPIIYAITHPKYRMAIAQHLPCLRVLLGVSGQRSGPYSSYRSTHCSTLSSQASDLSWISGQRRQASLGSESEVGWMDTEAAAVWGAAQQVSGRFPCSQGLEDMEAKAPLRPQEQEAEPPGKTKGLLPSLDPRM
- the OPN4 gene encoding melanopsin isoform X1, producing MNPPSGPGAQEPSSVAIPASPSRWDSSWSSTSSVGQALPSSPTAAAARAAAWVPFPTVDVPDHAHYILGTVILLVGLTGMLGNLMVIYTFCRTRGLRTPSNMFIINLAVSDFFMSFTQAPVFFASSLYKRWLFGEAGCEFYAFCGAVFGITSMITLTAIALDRYLVIMHPLATIGVVSKRRAALVLVGVWLYALAWSLPPFFGWSAYVPEGLLTSCSWDYMSFTPSVRAYTMLLFCFVFFLPLLVIIYCYIFIFRAIRETGQALQTFRACEGGARSPRQRQRLQREWKMAKIELLVILLFVLSWAPYSAVALTAFAGYAHVLTPYMNTVPAVIAKASAIHNPIIYAITHPKYRMAIAQHLPCLRVLLGVSGQRSGPYSSYRSTHCSTLSSQASDLSWISGQRRQASLGSESEVGWMDTEAAAVWGAAQQVSGRFPCSQGLEDMEAKAPLRPQEQEAEPPGKAMTMATAPWDTPANCELPLPPGWAFH
- the OPN4 gene encoding melanopsin isoform X3 encodes the protein MNPPSGPGAQEPSSVAIPASPSRWDSSWSSTSSVGQALPSSPTAAAARAAAWVPFPTVDVPDHAHYILGTVILLVGLTGMLGNLMVIYTFCRTRGLRTPSNMFIINLAVSDFFMSFTQAPVFFASSLYKRWLFGEAGCEFYAFCGAVFGITSMITLTAIALDRYLVIMHPLATIGVVSKRRAALVLVGVWLYALAWSLPPFFGWSAYVPEGLLTSCSWDYMSFTPSVRAYTMLLFCFVFFLPLLVIIYCYIFIFRAIRETGQALQTFRACEGGARSPRQRQRLQREWKMAKIELLVILLFVLSWAPYSAVALTAFAGYAHVLTPYMNTVPAVIAKASAIHNPIIYAITHPKYRMAIAQHLPCLRVLLGVSGQRSGPYSSYRSTHCSTLSSQASDLSWISGQRRQASLGSESEVGWMDTEAAAVWGAAQQVSGRFPCSQGLEDMEAKAPLRPQEQEAEPPGKTKGLLPSLDPRM